In Salinigranum marinum, one DNA window encodes the following:
- a CDS encoding thymidine kinase, which yields MHAITKSGWIEVVTGSMFSGKTEELLRRLRRAEIAGQAVAVFSPAVDDRYGKTTVGSHDGRTWEATVVGSPAAGTDGGDPDERAAGAEEDHGRDGAWEIYDHLSALDEGVDVVAIDEGNFFGPALPRVCESLADDGYRVVVCGLDTTFRGEPFEPIPRLMAVAEYVEKLQAICSVCGEPATRTQRLVDGEPAHVDDPTVLVGSEESYEARCRNCHTLRRA from the coding sequence GTGCACGCCATCACCAAGAGCGGGTGGATCGAGGTCGTCACCGGCTCGATGTTCTCCGGGAAGACCGAGGAGCTCCTCCGGCGGCTGCGGCGCGCGGAGATCGCGGGCCAGGCGGTCGCCGTCTTCAGCCCCGCCGTCGACGACCGCTACGGGAAGACCACGGTCGGGTCACACGACGGGCGGACCTGGGAAGCGACCGTCGTCGGGAGCCCGGCCGCCGGCACGGACGGCGGCGACCCCGACGAGCGCGCCGCCGGAGCCGAAGAGGACCACGGACGGGACGGTGCCTGGGAGATCTACGACCACCTCTCGGCGCTGGACGAGGGCGTCGATGTCGTCGCGATCGACGAGGGGAACTTCTTCGGGCCCGCGCTCCCCCGAGTCTGTGAGTCGCTGGCGGACGACGGCTACCGGGTGGTCGTCTGCGGGCTCGACACCACGTTCAGAGGCGAGCCGTTCGAGCCGATCCCGCGGCTCATGGCCGTCGCGGAGTACGTCGAGAAGCTCCAGGCGATCTGCTCCGTCTGTGGCGAGCCGGCGACGCGGACCCAGCGGCTCGTCGACGGCGAGCCCGCACACGTCGACGACCCGACGGTCCTCGTCGGCTCGGAGGAGTCCTACGAGGCGCGATGTCGGAACTGTCATACGCTCCGGCGCGCCTAA
- a CDS encoding sugar ABC transporter permease translates to MSRIFRTIRRLLPGGGRHTGDDDTRTDGGVVSESERERVRRGPLDRLIGRVDGRFGSDFAESLPFWLPAFLLMGLFVYGAIIWNLMISLTDYEGFAQAPDYSNLDLEMYVRAATDPGAVDAALNTVVLLVSFTAATLAVGLVLAILIDRGIRFENTFRTIYLLPMSLSFVVTAQFWLWMYNFNNGVVNIALGTFGIGPIDWIGNQGIVLWAVIFALMWQFSGYAMVVYLAGLRAIPTEHYEAAKVDGASTLKMYWRVIVPQLKSATIGAAVVLMVFALKAFDFLYSLNANYRPPNGADILATKMVREAYSNQNWAYGAALAIILFLMALSVIGPYLAYQFRRGNL, encoded by the coding sequence ATGTCCCGAATCTTTCGAACGATTCGACGACTACTCCCGGGTGGGGGCCGGCACACGGGGGACGACGACACGCGCACCGACGGTGGCGTCGTGAGCGAGTCCGAGCGCGAACGGGTGCGTCGGGGGCCGCTCGATCGGCTGATCGGTCGTGTCGACGGCCGCTTCGGGAGTGACTTCGCCGAGTCGCTTCCGTTCTGGCTGCCGGCGTTCCTGTTGATGGGACTGTTCGTCTACGGCGCGATCATCTGGAACCTGATGATCTCGCTCACCGACTACGAGGGGTTCGCCCAGGCGCCGGACTACTCGAACCTCGACCTCGAGATGTACGTCCGGGCGGCGACCGACCCGGGGGCGGTCGACGCCGCGCTCAACACGGTCGTGTTGCTCGTCTCGTTCACCGCCGCGACGCTCGCGGTCGGGCTCGTGTTGGCGATCCTGATCGACCGCGGGATCCGGTTCGAGAACACGTTCCGGACGATCTACCTGCTGCCGATGAGCCTCTCGTTCGTCGTGACGGCGCAGTTCTGGCTCTGGATGTACAACTTCAACAACGGGGTCGTCAACATCGCGCTGGGCACGTTCGGGATCGGACCGATCGACTGGATCGGCAACCAGGGGATCGTCCTCTGGGCGGTTATCTTCGCTTTGATGTGGCAGTTCTCGGGGTACGCGATGGTCGTCTACCTCGCGGGCTTGCGCGCGATCCCGACCGAACACTACGAGGCGGCGAAGGTCGACGGGGCCTCGACGCTGAAGATGTACTGGCGCGTCATCGTCCCGCAGTTGAAGAGCGCGACGATCGGTGCCGCGGTGGTGCTCATGGTGTTCGCGCTGAAGGCGTTCGACTTCCTCTACTCGCTGAACGCCAACTATCGCCCGCCGAACGGCGCGGACATCCTGGCGACGAAGATGGTCCGTGAGGCGTACTCCAACCAGAACTGGGCGTACGGTGCCGCCCTCGCCATCATCCTCTTCTTGATGGCGCTGTCGGTCATCGGCCCGTACCTCGCGTACCAGTTCAGGAGGGGGAACCTATGA
- a CDS encoding A/G-specific adenine glycosylase produces the protein MSDEESPLSGVDRDAVRAALVEWYESDHREFPWRRTTDPYSILVSEVMSQQTQLGRVVDAWEDFLEEWPTVEELAAADRADVVRFWSDHSLGYNNRAKYLQEAARQLTAEYDGTFPESPAELEELMGVGPYTANAVASFAFNTGEAVVDTNVKRVLYRAFAVADDDGAFETVAQGLMPAGESRVWNNAIMELGGVACGKTPRCDEAGCPWRRWCHAYETGDFTAPDVPEQPSFEGSRRQFRGRVVRVLGEYDALALSELGPRVRVDYGPDSRAWLRDLVSDLADDGLVEVVDGDDRSDGDADDDEDETVRVRLQA, from the coding sequence ATGAGCGACGAGGAGTCCCCGCTCTCGGGGGTGGACCGCGACGCCGTCCGTGCGGCGCTCGTCGAGTGGTACGAGTCCGACCACCGCGAGTTCCCGTGGCGGCGCACGACGGATCCGTACTCGATCCTGGTGTCGGAGGTGATGAGCCAGCAAACCCAGCTGGGACGGGTCGTCGACGCCTGGGAGGACTTCTTGGAGGAGTGGCCGACGGTCGAGGAGCTCGCCGCCGCCGACCGCGCCGACGTCGTGCGCTTCTGGTCGGATCACTCGCTGGGATACAACAACCGGGCGAAGTACCTCCAGGAGGCCGCGAGACAGCTCACGGCGGAGTACGACGGGACGTTCCCTGAGTCACCCGCCGAGTTAGAGGAACTGATGGGCGTCGGGCCGTACACGGCCAACGCCGTCGCCTCCTTCGCGTTCAACACCGGGGAGGCGGTCGTCGACACCAACGTCAAGCGCGTGCTCTACCGCGCCTTCGCCGTCGCGGACGACGACGGCGCGTTCGAGACCGTCGCGCAGGGGCTGATGCCCGCGGGGGAGTCGCGCGTCTGGAACAACGCGATCATGGAACTCGGCGGCGTCGCCTGCGGGAAGACGCCGCGCTGTGACGAGGCCGGCTGTCCGTGGCGGCGGTGGTGTCACGCCTACGAGACCGGCGACTTCACCGCGCCGGACGTCCCCGAGCAGCCGAGCTTCGAGGGCTCGCGGCGGCAGTTCCGGGGGCGAGTCGTTCGCGTCCTGGGCGAGTACGACGCGCTCGCGCTCTCGGAACTCGGCCCGAGGGTGAGAGTCGACTACGGACCCGACTCCCGGGCGTGGCTCCGCGACCTCGTCTCCGATCTCGCCGACGACGGACTGGTCGAGGTCGTCGACGGCGACGACCGTAGCGATGGGGATGCCGATGACGACGAAGACGAAACGGTTCGCGTTCGCCTCCAGGCCTGA
- a CDS encoding NAD(P)H-dependent oxidoreductase, translating to MTHVLAICGSRRDESYTRAALETALDEAAQAGASTELLDLRTLDLPPLDADLAADEQGDGARLLAAVDGADAVVLGTPVYHGSYSGVLKNALDYCGFDEFEGKTVGLLGVAGGSFPVTALEHLRSVCRALNCWVVPHQAAVPGAYRHVTYDGGEGRITDEDLAERVRVLGRRVVQYATIEPDPETFEAGENVGAGD from the coding sequence ATGACACACGTCCTCGCCATCTGCGGGAGCCGCCGCGACGAGAGCTACACCCGGGCCGCCCTGGAGACGGCGCTCGACGAGGCGGCGCAAGCGGGCGCGTCGACGGAGCTGCTCGACCTCCGGACGCTCGATCTCCCGCCGCTGGACGCCGACCTCGCGGCCGACGAACAGGGCGACGGCGCACGACTCCTCGCCGCGGTCGACGGCGCGGACGCGGTGGTCCTCGGGACGCCCGTCTACCACGGCTCGTACTCGGGCGTGCTGAAGAACGCGCTGGACTACTGCGGCTTCGACGAGTTCGAGGGGAAGACCGTCGGCCTCCTCGGCGTCGCGGGCGGGTCGTTCCCCGTCACCGCGCTCGAACACCTCCGGTCGGTCTGCCGAGCGCTCAACTGCTGGGTCGTCCCGCACCAGGCGGCGGTGCCGGGGGCGTACAGACACGTCACGTACGACGGCGGCGAGGGGCGCATCACCGACGAGGACCTCGCAGAGCGCGTCCGCGTACTCGGGCGGCGCGTCGTCCAGTACGCGACCATCGAACCCGATCCCGAGACGTTCGAGGCGGGCGAGAACGTCGGCGCGGGGGACTGA
- a CDS encoding BolA family protein, whose translation MNTAEVERLIEAGIEEAEATVTTPRNPDQEFEDAHFAAVVVSPAFEGKSLVQQHQLVYDALDGHMTTDIHALEMKTYTPAEYDDHADGA comes from the coding sequence ATGAACACGGCCGAGGTCGAACGACTCATCGAGGCAGGGATCGAAGAGGCGGAGGCGACCGTGACGACGCCGCGAAACCCCGACCAGGAGTTCGAGGACGCACACTTCGCGGCGGTCGTCGTCTCCCCCGCGTTCGAGGGGAAGTCGCTTGTCCAGCAGCACCAGCTGGTGTACGACGCCCTCGACGGACACATGACGACAGACATCCACGCGCTGGAGATGAAGACGTACACGCCCGCGGAGTACGACGACCACGCCGACGGGGCGTGA
- a CDS encoding ABC transporter substrate-binding protein — MTDNDRDISRRTYVKLTGLTGVGMAGLAGCAGGGGNGDGGSGDGGGSSGDGGSGDGGSGDGGGGSGDGGSGSSSAPVEILHGWTGGDGARAAEALATAFGEAYPDISAEFNPIGGGGNENLDAVVANRLQSGDPPSTFANWPGKNLQRYEGALGTVDDVWSENGFEDVMVQEAVDLHQQGGSFRAVPLGSHRLNCLFYNVSVVEEAGVDVDSLTSVSAFADALDTVASETDYIPFTHGMSGTWTTTQLWAAMMLGQEGYDAYMSFINGEGPEEAVRATFESTAAVLENYISDDASSIGLTESNQNLINGNAAFIHQGNWAAGAYRNAEDFNYDEDWGFKTFPGTEGMYTLHFDSFLYPSNNPTSENTKAYLSFVGSPEAQIAFNQYKGSIPTRTDVSMDEFGPYLQETAQDFAEADQRPPTLQHGLAVTSEKMTALNEVISSEFTGPYNVDAATQGFLDAVSN, encoded by the coding sequence ATGACAGACAACGATCGCGATATCTCACGACGGACGTACGTCAAGCTTACGGGACTCACAGGTGTCGGGATGGCGGGTCTCGCTGGCTGTGCCGGTGGCGGCGGGAACGGGGACGGCGGGAGCGGCGACGGTGGCGGCAGCTCCGGTGACGGCGGCAGTGGAGACGGCGGGAGCGGCGACGGTGGCGGCGGTTCGGGCGACGGCGGCTCCGGCTCCTCGAGCGCGCCGGTAGAGATACTCCACGGCTGGACCGGGGGCGACGGCGCGCGGGCGGCCGAGGCGCTCGCTACCGCGTTCGGCGAGGCGTACCCCGACATCTCCGCCGAGTTCAACCCGATCGGCGGCGGCGGCAACGAGAACCTCGACGCCGTGGTCGCCAACAGACTGCAGAGCGGGGACCCGCCGAGCACGTTCGCCAACTGGCCCGGGAAGAACCTCCAGCGGTACGAGGGCGCGCTCGGGACCGTCGACGACGTCTGGTCGGAGAACGGCTTCGAGGACGTCATGGTTCAAGAGGCCGTCGACCTCCACCAGCAGGGCGGGAGCTTCCGCGCCGTTCCGCTCGGCTCCCACCGGCTGAACTGCCTGTTCTACAACGTGAGCGTGGTGGAGGAGGCCGGCGTCGACGTCGATTCGCTCACGAGCGTCTCGGCGTTCGCCGACGCGCTCGACACGGTCGCGTCCGAGACGGACTACATCCCGTTCACCCACGGGATGTCGGGCACCTGGACGACGACACAGCTGTGGGCGGCGATGATGCTCGGACAGGAGGGGTACGACGCCTACATGAGCTTCATCAACGGCGAGGGCCCCGAAGAGGCCGTCCGCGCCACGTTCGAGTCGACGGCGGCGGTGCTGGAGAACTACATCAGCGACGACGCCTCCTCGATCGGGCTGACCGAGTCGAACCAGAACCTCATCAACGGGAACGCGGCGTTCATCCACCAGGGTAACTGGGCCGCGGGCGCGTACCGCAACGCCGAGGACTTCAACTACGACGAGGACTGGGGTTTCAAGACGTTCCCCGGGACCGAGGGGATGTACACGCTCCACTTCGACTCGTTCCTCTACCCGTCGAACAACCCGACCTCCGAGAACACGAAGGCGTACCTGAGCTTCGTCGGCAGCCCGGAGGCGCAGATCGCGTTCAACCAGTACAAGGGCTCCATCCCCACGCGGACCGACGTCAGCATGGACGAGTTCGGGCCGTACCTCCAGGAGACCGCCCAGGACTTCGCCGAAGCCGACCAACGGCCGCCGACGCTCCAGCACGGTCTCGCGGTCACGAGCGAGAAGATGACCGCGCTCAACGAGGTCATCTCCTCGGAGTTCACCGGCCCGTACAACGTCGACGCGGCGACGCAGGGCTTCCTCGACGCGGTCTCGAACTAA
- a CDS encoding class II fumarate hydratase codes for MSEDYRVERDSLGEMRVPAEAYWGAQTQRAIENFPISGISFGRRFVRALGVVKKAAAQANRDLGLLDDAVADAVVEAADEVIAGDLDDQFPVDVFQTGSGTSSNMNANEVIANRAAELMGEEIGDRAVHPNDHVNYGQSSNDVIPTAMHVSALEAMEKDLRPALEALAEALGAKEAEFENVVKTGRTHLQDATPITLGQEFEGYRTQIEKGVTRVDHVHDHLSELALGGTAVGTGLNTHPEFPERAAEYISEETGIEFREADSHFEAQAAHDAMSEAHGALRTVAGSMNKIANDLRLLASGPRNGLGELEQPENQPGSSIMPGKINPVVAEAVNQVHKQVVGNDAAVAAGAAEGQIDLNLYKPVLAHNVLQSTELLANAAGVFAERFVAKLEANEDHCADQVERSMALATALNPAIGYDKASKVAKQALAEGKTVRAVAVDEGYLTDEEADEVLDPARMTEHGILGDD; via the coding sequence ATGAGTGAGGACTACCGGGTCGAACGGGACAGCCTCGGCGAGATGCGGGTTCCAGCGGAGGCGTATTGGGGCGCACAGACACAGCGAGCGATCGAGAACTTCCCCATCTCGGGCATCAGCTTCGGCCGGCGGTTCGTCCGCGCGCTCGGTGTCGTGAAGAAGGCCGCGGCGCAGGCCAACCGCGACCTGGGCCTGCTCGACGACGCGGTCGCCGACGCGGTCGTCGAGGCCGCTGACGAGGTCATCGCGGGCGACCTCGACGACCAGTTCCCGGTCGACGTCTTCCAGACCGGATCGGGCACCTCCTCGAACATGAACGCCAACGAGGTGATCGCCAACCGCGCCGCGGAGCTCATGGGCGAGGAGATCGGCGACCGCGCGGTCCACCCGAACGACCACGTCAACTACGGCCAGTCGTCGAACGACGTGATTCCGACCGCGATGCACGTCTCGGCGCTCGAAGCGATGGAGAAGGACCTCCGTCCCGCCCTCGAAGCGCTCGCCGAGGCGCTCGGGGCGAAGGAAGCGGAGTTCGAGAACGTCGTCAAGACCGGCCGGACACATCTGCAGGACGCCACCCCCATCACCCTGGGACAGGAGTTCGAGGGCTACCGGACGCAGATCGAGAAGGGGGTCACGCGCGTCGACCACGTCCACGACCACCTCTCGGAGCTCGCCCTCGGCGGGACCGCCGTGGGGACCGGCCTGAACACCCATCCCGAGTTCCCCGAACGCGCCGCCGAGTACATCTCCGAGGAGACGGGCATCGAGTTCCGCGAGGCCGACAGCCACTTCGAGGCACAGGCGGCCCACGACGCGATGAGCGAGGCCCACGGTGCGCTTCGAACGGTCGCGGGATCGATGAACAAGATCGCCAACGACCTCCGGCTGCTGGCATCCGGACCGAGAAACGGCCTCGGCGAACTCGAACAGCCGGAGAACCAGCCCGGGTCGTCGATCATGCCCGGCAAGATCAACCCCGTCGTCGCCGAGGCCGTCAACCAGGTCCACAAGCAGGTCGTCGGCAACGACGCCGCGGTCGCCGCGGGCGCGGCGGAGGGCCAGATCGACCTGAACCTCTACAAGCCCGTCCTCGCGCACAACGTCCTCCAGTCGACGGAGTTGCTCGCGAACGCCGCAGGGGTGTTCGCCGAGCGGTTCGTCGCGAAACTCGAAGCCAACGAGGACCACTGCGCCGACCAGGTGGAGCGCTCGATGGCGCTCGCCACCGCGTTGAACCCCGCCATCGGCTACGACAAGGCGTCGAAGGTGGCGAAACAGGCGCTCGCCGAGGGCAAGACCGTCCGGGCGGTCGCCGTCGACGAGGGCTACCTCACCGACGAGGAGGCCGACGAGGTGCTCGACCCCGCGCGGATGACCGAGCACGGGATCCTCGGCGACGACTGA
- a CDS encoding DUF1427 family protein produces MNLQVAVALATGLVAGAAFAALEVPIPAPPNAAGIMGIVGIYLGFRGVEALGYSVDVLGLLRGLY; encoded by the coding sequence ATGAACCTCCAGGTCGCCGTCGCGCTCGCGACGGGGCTGGTCGCCGGCGCGGCCTTCGCGGCCCTCGAAGTGCCCATCCCGGCCCCGCCGAACGCCGCCGGCATCATGGGCATCGTCGGGATCTACCTCGGCTTCAGAGGCGTCGAGGCGCTGGGGTACAGCGTCGACGTGCTGGGGCTCCTTCGCGGGCTGTATTGA
- a CDS encoding HVO_2901 family zinc finger protein produces MLVCRKCAAEFPEGRATKDGWHYECPECGEAEGIGDGLRRV; encoded by the coding sequence ATGCTCGTATGCCGAAAGTGTGCCGCGGAGTTCCCCGAGGGCAGAGCCACGAAGGACGGGTGGCATTACGAATGTCCCGAGTGCGGCGAAGCCGAAGGGATCGGCGACGGTCTCCGGCGCGTCTAG
- a CDS encoding sn-glycerol-3-phosphate ABC transporter ATP-binding protein UgpC: MASLELDSLTKVFQDGNEQVVAVDEVSVSIDDGEFLVVVGPSGCGKSTTLRMVAGLETVTDGTISLDDRAINDVKPQHRDIAMVFQSYALYPHMSVRENMSFGLEESTDLPEDEIYDRVAETASLLDISELLERKPRDLSGGQQQRVALGRAIVRDPEVFLMDEPLSNLDAKLRAQMRTELQRLQEDLGVTTMYVTHDQTEAMTMGDRIAILDGGELQQVATPLECYHEPANVFVAGFLGEPSMNFFDVDREGDSLVADAFDYLVSDALAADIGDETELVLGIRPEAIELVASASGPHDFETQVDVVEPMGDENTVYLTLGDETERTLVATTSGMRQLSRGQSVAARLPEEAIHVFDRRTGRALHNRTVVDEEIVDAPQR; the protein is encoded by the coding sequence ATGGCATCACTCGAACTCGATTCGCTCACGAAGGTGTTTCAGGACGGCAACGAACAGGTGGTCGCGGTCGACGAGGTTTCGGTGTCGATCGACGACGGCGAGTTCCTGGTGGTCGTCGGGCCGTCGGGCTGTGGAAAGTCGACGACGCTCCGGATGGTCGCGGGGCTCGAAACCGTCACCGACGGCACGATCAGCCTCGACGACCGGGCGATCAACGACGTCAAACCGCAGCATCGGGACATCGCGATGGTGTTCCAGTCGTACGCGCTGTACCCGCACATGTCCGTGCGGGAGAACATGTCGTTCGGGCTCGAAGAGAGCACTGACCTCCCGGAGGACGAGATCTACGACCGCGTCGCGGAGACGGCGTCGCTGTTGGACATCTCGGAACTCCTCGAACGCAAGCCGCGGGACCTCTCGGGCGGCCAGCAGCAGCGCGTCGCGCTCGGGCGGGCCATCGTCCGCGACCCCGAGGTGTTCCTGATGGACGAACCCCTGTCGAACCTCGACGCCAAACTCCGGGCGCAGATGCGCACCGAACTCCAGCGGCTGCAGGAGGACCTCGGCGTGACGACGATGTACGTCACCCACGACCAGACCGAGGCGATGACGATGGGCGACCGGATCGCCATCCTCGACGGCGGCGAACTCCAGCAGGTGGCGACGCCGCTGGAGTGTTACCACGAGCCCGCGAACGTCTTCGTCGCGGGCTTTCTCGGTGAGCCGTCGATGAACTTCTTCGACGTCGACCGCGAGGGCGACAGCCTGGTCGCCGACGCGTTCGACTACCTCGTCTCGGATGCGCTCGCCGCCGACATCGGCGACGAGACGGAACTCGTCCTGGGGATCCGCCCCGAGGCGATCGAACTCGTCGCGAGCGCCTCGGGCCCGCACGACTTCGAGACGCAGGTCGACGTGGTCGAGCCGATGGGCGACGAGAACACGGTCTACCTGACGCTCGGCGACGAGACGGAACGAACGCTCGTGGCGACGACGAGCGGTATGCGGCAGCTCAGCCGGGGACAGTCCGTCGCCGCGCGACTGCCCGAAGAGGCGATCCACGTCTTCGACCGCCGGACCGGACGGGCGCTACACAACCGGACGGTCGTCGACGAGGAGATCGTCGACGCGCCCCAGCGCTGA
- a CDS encoding carbohydrate ABC transporter permease: MSTETSLRGRLETLDGYRVGLYAVLLGLIAFYLTPIESGLVTSFKTSSAITGTAPFAPPGPNGATLEKWRTAVDALLRGMGNSLLYAVPATVLSAFFGSIAAYGLTITTWRMRYKAPLLALFVAGIFIPYQAVLVPLSQFWAQIAPLDEWLAFLWAAGINDDYVGIVELIVTHVAYGIPICTILFRSYYKNISTEMIESARLDGATLRRVYQRIVFPLSTPMFAVVLIYQFTQIWNDLLFTLILVATESSAAAPVVLILAGLGQSLEGQDFGLRMAGAFFAALPTLAVYIMFGEEFAEGVAT; encoded by the coding sequence ATGAGCACCGAGACGTCGCTACGCGGCCGTCTCGAGACCCTCGACGGCTACCGCGTCGGACTGTACGCGGTGCTCCTCGGGCTGATCGCCTTTTACCTCACCCCGATCGAGTCGGGGCTCGTCACGTCGTTTAAGACCAGCAGTGCGATCACCGGGACGGCGCCCTTCGCGCCGCCCGGTCCGAACGGCGCCACGCTCGAGAAGTGGCGGACCGCCGTCGACGCGTTGCTGCGCGGCATGGGCAACAGCCTCCTGTACGCCGTCCCGGCGACGGTCCTCTCCGCGTTCTTCGGGAGCATCGCGGCGTACGGGCTCACGATCACGACCTGGCGGATGCGGTACAAGGCACCGCTGCTCGCGCTGTTCGTCGCAGGGATCTTCATCCCGTACCAGGCCGTCCTCGTGCCGCTGAGCCAGTTCTGGGCACAGATCGCCCCGCTCGACGAGTGGCTGGCGTTCCTCTGGGCGGCCGGCATCAACGACGACTACGTCGGCATCGTCGAACTCATCGTCACCCACGTCGCCTACGGGATCCCGATCTGTACGATCCTCTTCCGGTCGTACTACAAGAACATCAGCACCGAGATGATCGAGTCCGCGCGACTCGACGGCGCGACGTTACGAAGGGTGTACCAGCGGATCGTCTTCCCGCTGTCGACGCCGATGTTCGCGGTCGTCCTCATCTACCAGTTCACACAGATCTGGAACGACCTGCTGTTCACCCTGATCCTGGTGGCGACCGAGTCCAGCGCCGCCGCGCCCGTCGTGTTGATCCTCGCCGGGTTGGGCCAGTCGCTAGAGGGGCAGGACTTCGGGCTTCGGATGGCCGGAGCGTTCTTCGCGGCGCTCCCGACGCTGGCGGTGTACATCATGTTCGGCGAGGAGTTCGCCGAGGGGGTGGCGACGTGA
- the epsC gene encoding serine O-acetyltransferase EpsC: protein MGYTYAGDAHLALQASFRDDAEPFPTRTSMRFPRRDHLRDEVSALERLLFPRCWNAGSLVGDDEALGDRLAELGRLVHLGVDSYAPKDDDPTETVDALLDRLPALRRTLKRDVEAAYKGDPAAKSYVEIIRSYPGFHAVTIHRVAHVLYELGAPEYARELTEYAKVETGIDIHPGAEIGEHFFIDHGTGVVIGETATVGEWVRIYQNVTLGALHFEEEEDEEHTLKKGYKRHPDIGDHVVIGAGSNVLGPVTIGDHVSIGANSWITDDVPDHTSVFIAEHPTQVRKDND, encoded by the coding sequence ATGGGCTACACGTACGCCGGGGACGCCCACCTGGCGCTGCAGGCGTCCTTCCGGGACGACGCGGAGCCGTTCCCGACACGCACGTCGATGCGGTTCCCCCGCCGGGACCACCTGCGCGACGAGGTGAGCGCCCTCGAACGCCTGCTGTTCCCCCGCTGTTGGAACGCGGGATCGCTGGTCGGCGACGACGAGGCGCTGGGCGACCGACTCGCGGAACTCGGGCGACTCGTTCACCTCGGCGTCGACTCGTACGCGCCGAAGGACGACGACCCGACGGAGACGGTCGACGCGCTCTTGGACCGGCTGCCGGCGCTCCGGCGGACGCTCAAACGGGACGTCGAGGCCGCCTACAAGGGCGATCCGGCCGCGAAGAGCTACGTCGAGATCATCCGGTCGTATCCCGGCTTTCACGCGGTCACGATCCATCGGGTCGCTCACGTCCTCTACGAACTCGGTGCGCCCGAGTACGCCCGGGAGCTCACCGAGTACGCCAAGGTCGAGACGGGGATCGACATCCACCCCGGCGCGGAGATCGGCGAGCACTTCTTCATCGACCACGGCACCGGCGTCGTCATCGGCGAGACCGCGACGGTGGGCGAGTGGGTTCGGATCTACCAGAACGTCACGCTCGGCGCGCTCCACTTCGAGGAGGAAGAAGACGAAGAGCACACGCTCAAGAAGGGGTACAAGCGCCACCCCGACATCGGCGACCACGTCGTCATCGGGGCCGGCAGCAACGTCCTCGGCCCGGTCACGATCGGCGATCACGTGAGCATCGGCGCGAACTCCTGGATCACGGACGACGTGCCGGATCACACGAGCGTGTTCATCGCCGAACACCCGACACAGGTTCGCAAGGACAACGACTGA